The Arcanobacterium pinnipediorum genome includes a region encoding these proteins:
- a CDS encoding DUF3039 domain-containing protein has product MSISDPYSAPEQPGAPQAPSVNPSSTTAVLEKTEEQKAPGDDERFAHYVRKDRITQSAVEGGPVVALCGKVWIPVRNPDKYPVCPTCKAIYEQMGNMGDGWPFGPNVPGQGGNGGGGQ; this is encoded by the coding sequence ATGTCTATTTCAGATCCATACTCAGCGCCCGAACAGCCTGGAGCACCGCAAGCTCCTAGCGTGAATCCGTCATCAACAACGGCTGTGTTAGAAAAAACTGAGGAGCAAAAAGCCCCTGGTGATGATGAGCGCTTTGCTCACTATGTACGCAAAGATCGCATCACTCAGTCGGCAGTCGAAGGTGGCCCGGTGGTGGCCTTGTGTGGCAAAGTGTGGATTCCTGTTCGCAACCCGGATAAGTATCCGGTATGTCCTACGTGTAAAGCGATATACGAACAGATGGGCAATATGGGTGACGGTTGGCCATTTGGCCCCAATGTTCCGGGCCAAGGCGGCAACGGCGGAGGTGGCCAATGA
- a CDS encoding HU family DNA-binding protein, which translates to MSLNRTELIAKIAEEAGITKTDADKAISALQTVLVDSLAKGEAVKITGLMSVERTERAARKGRNPRTGEEIKIPAGYGVKISAGSTLKKAVAK; encoded by the coding sequence ATGTCCCTCAACCGTACTGAACTTATTGCAAAGATTGCAGAAGAAGCTGGCATCACCAAGACCGATGCTGACAAGGCTATCTCTGCTCTTCAGACAGTTCTCGTTGATTCTTTGGCAAAGGGTGAAGCAGTAAAGATCACCGGCCTTATGTCCGTAGAGCGTACCGAGCGTGCAGCACGCAAGGGTCGCAACCCACGCACCGGTGAAGAAATCAAGATTCCAGCTGGCTACGGCGTGAAGATTTCTGCTGGCTCAACCTTGAAGAAGGCTGTTGCTAAGTGA
- a CDS encoding aspartate:alanine exchanger family transporter has product MTALFLDSPLMTVFFVVAFGAIVGVIPFGPLRLGAAGALFVGLAVGNAVPEIAESMGMIKSLGLALFVYTVGLSAGQTFFADLVRQSKLMFASAGVLILGAVMAIVGGKILDFDPDFSVGIFAGAVTNTPALAAATSATGNQVPAVGYSLAYPMGVIFGIIFVSLVVTRNWPGKNDTQSLAGKQLSAVTANVERKVELRHVPGWHEERVRMSYLRRGDDQRVVSPGEVLLPGDRVVIVGLPTDVDITVSAVGSEVDEHLADDRSIVGFRSFVVSSKELAGRSIASLNLAAHFGAMITRVHRGDLELLAADDLRLELGDRISVVYPRDEESGIEDYFGNSQRKISEVDAIGMGVGLVIGLLLGLVEISLPGGITFSLGASAGPLLVGMILGYLHRTGPLVWQLPLSANLTIRQLGLLLFLAAVGIASGPAFVKTAFTAQGIQGGLLGALIAIVVVGMTGLAGKVLGLSAQRTAGAMAGILGQPAILAFASSKVNDERIESGYAALFALGMIVKILLVSFILLF; this is encoded by the coding sequence GTGACTGCTTTGTTTCTTGATTCTCCGTTAATGACGGTCTTTTTCGTTGTAGCATTTGGTGCAATTGTTGGTGTGATACCGTTTGGTCCGCTACGCTTGGGTGCTGCCGGTGCATTGTTTGTTGGTTTAGCGGTTGGCAATGCGGTACCAGAAATTGCTGAGTCAATGGGCATGATAAAAAGCCTGGGTTTAGCCTTGTTCGTCTATACGGTTGGGCTGAGTGCAGGGCAGACCTTCTTCGCGGACTTGGTTCGCCAATCTAAACTCATGTTTGCTTCGGCTGGAGTATTGATCCTCGGAGCGGTCATGGCCATTGTGGGTGGGAAGATTTTAGACTTCGATCCAGATTTTTCGGTCGGTATTTTTGCCGGTGCGGTAACAAACACTCCCGCACTAGCTGCAGCTACCTCGGCAACCGGAAACCAGGTGCCTGCCGTGGGCTATTCCCTTGCCTATCCGATGGGCGTGATTTTCGGAATTATTTTTGTCTCTTTGGTAGTGACCCGGAACTGGCCGGGGAAGAATGATACGCAATCTCTGGCCGGCAAACAGCTTTCTGCAGTTACCGCGAATGTGGAACGCAAAGTGGAGTTGCGCCACGTGCCTGGTTGGCATGAGGAGCGCGTACGGATGTCTTATTTGCGCCGCGGTGATGATCAGCGTGTGGTCAGTCCCGGAGAGGTTTTGTTACCGGGCGATCGCGTCGTCATCGTTGGCTTGCCCACCGACGTCGATATTACGGTTTCGGCGGTTGGTTCCGAAGTCGATGAGCACTTAGCAGATGATCGCTCGATTGTAGGTTTTCGTAGTTTTGTTGTTTCGTCTAAGGAACTGGCCGGCCGGTCGATTGCTTCACTGAATCTGGCTGCTCATTTTGGTGCGATGATCACTCGAGTCCATCGCGGTGACTTGGAGTTGCTAGCTGCAGATGATTTACGACTTGAACTAGGAGACCGTATCTCGGTTGTGTATCCGCGCGATGAAGAATCAGGGATAGAAGATTATTTCGGTAATTCGCAGCGCAAAATTTCTGAGGTTGACGCTATTGGTATGGGTGTAGGCCTTGTTATCGGTTTGCTTCTTGGGCTTGTTGAGATATCGCTTCCTGGTGGGATCACCTTTAGCTTGGGCGCATCAGCTGGTCCGCTGCTTGTGGGAATGATCTTGGGGTACTTACACCGCACTGGTCCATTGGTCTGGCAATTGCCGCTATCGGCAAATCTTACTATCCGTCAGCTTGGATTGCTGCTTTTCTTAGCTGCGGTTGGTATTGCTTCTGGGCCTGCCTTTGTTAAAACAGCATTTACTGCCCAAGGTATCCAAGGTGGTTTACTCGGCGCATTGATCGCGATCGTGGTTGTCGGAATGACTGGCCTAGCCGGTAAGGTATTAGGGCTATCTGCTCAGCGTACTGCGGGTGCGATGGCTGGCATTTTAGGCCAACCGGCAATTTTGGCGTTTGCTTCGTCTAAGGTCAATGATGAGCGTATCGAAAGTGGTTATGCAGCGCTCTTTGCTTTGGGAATGATCGTCAAGATTTTGCTTGTTTCGTTTATTTTGTTGTTTTAG
- a CDS encoding alpha/beta hydrolase: MDFLDSIALIGTIPRIIIYVFTAGLIICVCVLTLRTPSNKSRLGGYIAIFGGIIGSALSWAYFFIWPMPYPGQVPWQMFIATFVPIAAIVGVVTVRGRRIVLTLLAIIGSANIYLVANLTYEEYASLGSFLPQHITQEMTYSQFLERTQPPNNGSRDIGALVTIPMKGNISGFDARDAWAYIPPAYWTHPGVELPVVVLLHGSPGSPQRWFAVADAAKPADRYQRNHDGISPILVSVDATGSWTGDPACVDGPELKIQTYLSHDVPALIKERLRVDPDQSHWTLAGLSYGGTCALQVVANAPDAYGAFINLSGYEAPELRNHQETVDKLFNGDEQAFQAVNPKDIFERALSERDQRFAGITAIFVSGDSDIRARRAQRLLSGLAKEVGMEVQSRIIPGNHGYGTWRRGFEQTFEKAVHQGRLE, from the coding sequence ATGGATTTTCTTGATAGTATCGCTCTCATCGGCACTATTCCACGCATTATCATCTATGTTTTCACTGCCGGATTGATTATCTGCGTGTGCGTTCTCACGCTACGCACACCGAGCAATAAGTCACGTTTAGGTGGCTATATAGCAATTTTCGGTGGCATTATTGGTTCGGCGCTGAGCTGGGCATACTTTTTTATCTGGCCAATGCCCTATCCCGGGCAAGTACCGTGGCAGATGTTTATCGCCACGTTCGTCCCCATCGCCGCCATCGTTGGCGTGGTAACTGTGCGCGGGCGGCGCATCGTCTTGACGCTACTTGCCATCATAGGCAGTGCAAACATCTATTTAGTCGCAAACTTAACGTATGAAGAATACGCCTCCCTAGGTTCCTTCCTTCCCCAGCACATCACCCAAGAAATGACATACAGCCAATTCCTTGAGCGCACCCAGCCACCAAACAATGGTTCGCGCGATATCGGAGCACTGGTGACAATCCCTATGAAAGGCAATATATCCGGTTTTGATGCGCGCGATGCCTGGGCATATATTCCCCCTGCCTATTGGACGCATCCAGGCGTGGAACTGCCCGTCGTCGTCTTGCTTCATGGAAGCCCCGGATCACCACAACGCTGGTTTGCCGTTGCAGATGCCGCAAAACCAGCAGACCGCTACCAACGCAACCACGATGGTATCTCACCAATCCTAGTATCAGTTGACGCTACCGGTTCATGGACCGGCGATCCAGCCTGCGTCGATGGCCCGGAACTGAAAATACAAACCTATCTCAGCCACGACGTACCAGCGTTGATCAAAGAACGCTTACGCGTCGATCCAGATCAATCCCATTGGACGCTTGCTGGCCTGAGCTACGGTGGAACATGTGCACTCCAAGTAGTTGCCAATGCTCCTGATGCTTATGGCGCATTTATCAACCTTTCTGGATACGAAGCACCAGAATTGCGCAACCACCAAGAAACAGTCGATAAACTATTTAATGGTGACGAACAAGCCTTCCAAGCTGTTAATCCCAAAGACATCTTCGAACGTGCCTTATCAGAACGCGACCAGCGCTTCGCCGGCATCACCGCGATCTTTGTAAGTGGCGACAGTGATATTCGTGCCCGGCGCGCCCAACGTCTCTTATCTGGCCTGGCAAAAGAGGTCGGCATGGAGGTCCAGTCACGGATAATTCCTGGAAATCACGGGTATGGAACCTGGCGTCGCGGGTTTGAACAAACCTTTGAAAAAGCAGTTCACCAAGGCCGACTCGAATAG
- the dhaM gene encoding dihydroxyacetone kinase phosphoryl donor subunit DhaM, with protein MSVGIVVVSHSPALAQAAVDFASQMLPEKKINVAVAAGTEDGSFGTDAMMIMSAIETVNTGDGVVVLTDLGSAVLSTDVALEFLGHPGDVVMADAPFVEGLLAAMVSANGGHSLADVLGQARGAYLAKASQIRQYSDQGDEALADDSAVEGDVAGQISRTVRIVNPMGLHARPAAQITDLVSKFDAEVSFVFDGESADASSLLDIAALGVQGSDEIVVRAQGPDASNAVTAVADLIATGFGES; from the coding sequence ATGAGCGTTGGAATTGTTGTAGTTTCCCATTCGCCGGCATTAGCGCAAGCCGCAGTTGATTTTGCTTCGCAGATGCTTCCGGAAAAGAAAATCAATGTCGCGGTTGCTGCTGGTACTGAAGATGGTTCCTTTGGTACCGATGCCATGATGATCATGTCCGCAATTGAAACAGTGAATACTGGCGATGGTGTGGTTGTTTTAACTGATCTGGGATCAGCAGTACTCTCCACCGATGTAGCACTTGAATTCCTGGGGCATCCGGGCGATGTTGTGATGGCTGATGCGCCTTTTGTTGAAGGGCTTTTAGCGGCAATGGTTAGCGCTAACGGTGGGCATTCGCTAGCTGATGTTCTTGGTCAAGCTCGGGGTGCCTATCTGGCTAAAGCCTCCCAGATTCGCCAATATAGCGATCAAGGCGATGAGGCTCTGGCAGATGATAGTGCAGTAGAAGGCGATGTTGCCGGGCAGATCTCTCGCACAGTGCGCATTGTTAATCCTATGGGGTTACATGCCCGCCCGGCTGCGCAAATCACTGACCTTGTGAGTAAGTTCGACGCCGAGGTTAGCTTCGTTTTCGACGGCGAGAGTGCCGATGCGTCCTCCCTATTAGATATTGCTGCGCTGGGCGTGCAAGGAAGTGACGAGATTGTGGTGCGAGCACAGGGACCGGACGCATCTAATGCAGTGACTGCGGTGGCCGACCTGATCGCTACTGGTTTCGGAGAAAGTTAA
- the dhaK gene encoding dihydroxyacetone kinase subunit DhaK, producing the protein MKKFINDPATVVDEALAGMALAHPELRVDKESRVIFRAGQPTEKVALISGGGSGHEPLHGGFVGPGMLDAAVAGEVFTSPTPDQVYAAIKGSNGGKGTLLIIKNYTGDVLNFQMAAELAHAEGIEVEYVVVNDDVAVEDSSFTAGRRGVGLTVLLEKIVGAAAEEGQTLSSVKELANKVIAQGRSMGVALTSVTLPAVGKPSFDLPETDIEMGVGIHGEPGRRRTPMMNAHEIASELVEAITADLDFTDSPAIVMVNGMGATPLIELYLMYNEVEQLLAQRGVKVVRNLVGNYITSIDMAGCSLTVLKADEEILRLWDAPVATPGLTRGGGVVSQQPVSHVAEPAQAKVTANETVVHAHRQREETGNGITLAMVRQWMERAAKKLEENKEYLSELDAAIGDADHGANIARGMSVAVDKLAAADPDSFGDIGKTAGMALVSSVGGASGPLYGTFFLRFGQEIGDVDEIDVATLAAAFRAGVDGVRSRGKAEAGEKTMLDVLIPVANTLEAYTDAQLSDALSAARQAAFTGRDQTVDMVAQKGRASYLGERSRGHMDPGAASAALLVDALGFVVLGE; encoded by the coding sequence ATGAAAAAGTTCATTAACGATCCAGCAACCGTAGTTGACGAAGCGCTTGCCGGGATGGCGTTAGCCCATCCAGAACTGCGCGTTGATAAGGAATCGCGTGTAATCTTCCGGGCGGGGCAACCAACTGAAAAAGTTGCGTTGATTTCTGGTGGCGGATCTGGGCATGAGCCACTCCACGGTGGATTTGTTGGGCCGGGCATGCTTGATGCGGCAGTGGCCGGCGAAGTCTTCACCTCGCCAACTCCAGACCAAGTGTATGCAGCTATCAAAGGTTCTAACGGCGGCAAAGGCACACTGCTGATTATTAAGAACTATACTGGCGACGTCTTGAACTTCCAGATGGCCGCTGAGCTTGCTCACGCCGAAGGAATCGAGGTCGAATACGTCGTCGTTAATGACGACGTCGCCGTCGAAGATTCTTCCTTTACCGCAGGCCGACGCGGGGTTGGACTCACCGTACTTTTAGAAAAAATCGTTGGTGCCGCAGCCGAAGAAGGTCAAACGCTTAGTAGCGTTAAGGAGTTGGCGAACAAGGTTATAGCGCAGGGACGCTCGATGGGGGTAGCCTTGACGTCGGTAACTTTGCCTGCAGTAGGCAAACCCTCCTTCGATCTGCCCGAAACCGATATCGAAATGGGGGTCGGGATTCACGGTGAGCCTGGCCGTCGTCGTACCCCTATGATGAACGCACATGAGATTGCTAGCGAACTGGTCGAAGCGATCACTGCAGATCTCGACTTCACCGATTCACCAGCAATTGTTATGGTCAATGGCATGGGCGCCACACCACTTATCGAGCTCTACCTTATGTACAACGAAGTTGAACAACTCCTTGCCCAACGTGGCGTGAAAGTTGTGCGTAACCTCGTTGGTAACTACATTACGTCGATCGATATGGCTGGTTGCTCACTAACCGTACTTAAAGCCGACGAAGAAATCTTGCGCCTGTGGGACGCGCCGGTAGCAACGCCCGGCCTTACTCGCGGGGGAGGCGTTGTCAGCCAGCAACCTGTCAGCCATGTAGCTGAGCCTGCCCAGGCGAAAGTAACTGCGAATGAAACCGTCGTACACGCTCATCGCCAACGTGAAGAAACCGGCAACGGAATTACCCTTGCTATGGTGCGCCAATGGATGGAGCGTGCAGCTAAGAAGCTTGAAGAGAACAAAGAATACCTCAGCGAATTAGACGCAGCCATTGGTGATGCTGATCATGGCGCTAATATCGCTCGAGGAATGTCTGTAGCAGTAGACAAGCTCGCTGCCGCTGATCCTGATTCATTTGGTGATATCGGCAAAACTGCTGGAATGGCTCTGGTTTCGAGCGTCGGGGGAGCATCTGGGCCACTTTACGGCACATTCTTCCTCCGGTTCGGGCAAGAAATCGGCGACGTAGACGAAATCGACGTTGCCACGTTGGCAGCAGCCTTCCGTGCTGGAGTAGACGGGGTGCGCTCGCGAGGCAAAGCTGAGGCCGGCGAAAAGACTATGCTTGATGTGTTAATTCCAGTAGCGAACACGCTCGAAGCCTATACTGACGCCCAGCTTTCCGATGCTTTGAGTGCAGCGCGCCAGGCCGCATTTACCGGACGAGATCAAACTGTTGATATGGTCGCCCAAAAAGGGCGAGCATCGTATTTAGGTGAGCGTTCGCGAGGTCATATGGATCCGGGTGCAGCCTCAGCGGCCTTGCTCGTCGACGCCCTCGGTTTTGTTGTCTTAGGAGAGTAA
- a CDS encoding AI-2E family transporter → MAKLIGAKHLPDSTPPTDRGWESIVAQPGSRNSGIPHSLVKYGIGAWSLIGVGIVIATVVYLLSSIYQVFLGIFLAFVLTAVLLPIVNWLDRFMPRALATALAIIGGFGVFGGLITYVVSSVVNEWNGLARQFSNGVNNIMQMLTDGSLPFKVHRSEVLDVVTNALRQGSRYAQDHVGDIAQTVLSNASQVAVIFTVIALAIFVTIFLLAQGSAMWQWFLDLVPETKQDRIDKGAQAGWLAFSGYAAGTVIIAVTNGGLSFIFLWFLDLPLAAPLAVLVMLGTFIPLVGAPTAMLVAMFVGLASDGLTMFIIVGLGIAGIGQIEGHLLQPLIMGKKVSVHPVVVAIGVAAGGFSAGLIGAVIAIPLVAIFWSVFKTLRVPELESATLTD, encoded by the coding sequence ATGGCTAAGCTAATCGGTGCCAAACACCTACCTGATTCCACCCCTCCCACAGATCGAGGTTGGGAATCGATTGTGGCTCAACCCGGTTCACGCAACTCAGGTATCCCGCATTCACTGGTCAAATACGGTATTGGCGCCTGGTCTTTGATCGGCGTGGGGATTGTGATAGCCACTGTTGTCTACCTGCTGAGCTCAATCTACCAAGTCTTCCTCGGCATCTTCTTAGCATTCGTCCTCACCGCTGTATTGTTACCCATCGTGAACTGGCTCGATCGGTTTATGCCCCGCGCTCTAGCTACTGCGCTGGCTATCATCGGTGGTTTCGGTGTTTTCGGCGGCTTAATAACCTATGTGGTTTCTTCAGTTGTCAACGAATGGAATGGTCTGGCTCGCCAGTTTTCTAACGGTGTCAATAACATTATGCAGATGCTTACCGATGGTTCCTTGCCGTTTAAGGTACATCGTTCGGAGGTTCTCGACGTCGTGACTAATGCGTTGCGTCAAGGCTCGCGCTACGCTCAGGATCACGTAGGTGATATTGCGCAAACTGTGTTGTCTAATGCAAGCCAGGTTGCCGTCATTTTCACCGTCATCGCCCTGGCTATATTCGTCACTATTTTCCTGCTAGCTCAAGGTTCAGCTATGTGGCAGTGGTTCCTTGATCTGGTGCCCGAGACCAAGCAAGATCGCATCGATAAAGGGGCACAAGCTGGCTGGTTAGCTTTCTCTGGTTATGCTGCTGGAACAGTTATTATTGCGGTAACCAACGGCGGCTTGTCCTTTATTTTCTTGTGGTTCCTCGACTTACCGCTGGCTGCACCACTGGCGGTTTTGGTGATGTTAGGTACCTTTATTCCCCTCGTTGGTGCTCCAACTGCGATGCTCGTTGCCATGTTTGTTGGCTTGGCCTCAGACGGTTTAACAATGTTTATTATAGTTGGCCTGGGCATCGCGGGAATCGGTCAGATTGAAGGCCATCTCTTGCAACCGCTGATTATGGGAAAGAAAGTCTCCGTCCATCCAGTTGTTGTTGCCATTGGAGTGGCCGCTGGTGGTTTTTCGGCCGGCCTGATTGGAGCGGTTATCGCTATCCCGCTGGTTGCTATTTTCTGGTCGGTATTTAAAACGTTGCGCGTCCCGGAGTTGGAAAGCGCAACGTTAACTGATTAG
- the nadE gene encoding ammonia-dependent NAD(+) synthetase, giving the protein MTTQLQQHIISTLGVQPEIDPAEEVERRIEFLCDYAKATHTSGFVLGISGGVDSTLGGRLAQLAAQRLREEGYDASFTAVRLPYGIQADEADATQAMQWIEPDQGVTINIEQATDAMRAAYETGLGESITDFNNGNVKARMRMIAQFAIAGDHNLLVIGTDHAAENITGFFTKFGDGAADILPLAGLNKRQVRQLARYLGAPQHLWEKMPTADLLDETPGRADEDELGISYDQIDDYLEGKKIPNDVVVKLEQRWARAEHKRHTPVQPQDTWWRPAREGR; this is encoded by the coding sequence ATGACTACACAACTCCAACAACACATCATTTCAACACTAGGTGTTCAGCCAGAAATAGACCCTGCGGAAGAGGTAGAACGGCGGATCGAGTTCTTATGCGATTATGCCAAAGCTACCCATACCTCAGGCTTCGTCTTAGGGATATCAGGAGGGGTTGACTCCACGCTAGGGGGCCGGCTCGCCCAACTAGCTGCGCAACGTCTGCGCGAAGAAGGCTATGACGCTTCTTTTACCGCAGTACGCTTGCCCTATGGTATCCAAGCCGACGAAGCCGATGCCACCCAAGCAATGCAATGGATCGAGCCAGATCAAGGAGTTACGATCAACATTGAGCAGGCCACTGATGCGATGCGCGCAGCGTATGAGACGGGTCTAGGCGAATCAATTACTGATTTCAATAACGGCAACGTTAAAGCTCGGATGCGTATGATCGCCCAGTTCGCTATCGCAGGAGATCACAATCTACTTGTTATCGGTACCGATCATGCAGCAGAGAACATTACTGGATTCTTCACCAAATTCGGTGATGGCGCTGCCGATATTCTTCCATTGGCTGGACTCAACAAACGCCAGGTACGCCAACTAGCTCGCTATCTGGGCGCCCCACAACACCTATGGGAAAAAATGCCAACCGCGGATCTGTTAGACGAAACTCCAGGACGCGCCGACGAAGACGAGTTGGGGATAAGTTATGACCAGATAGACGACTACCTAGAGGGCAAAAAGATCCCCAACGACGTCGTCGTCAAACTAGAACAACGCTGGGCACGCGCCGAACACAAACGCCACACCCCGGTTCAACCACAAGATACTTGGTGGCGGCCAGCTCGAGAAGGACGCTAA